One Formosa agariphila KMM 3901 genomic window, TACCATCGGCTTTTGATGATAACCGTATTGAAGACGAAGATTAGCTTATTCCTTAATAAATTTAAAACTCTTTTCAGCCTCTGCTGCTTGGCATTTTAAAAAGTATAATCCAGAATATAATTGTTGTGTATTAATTTCGATAGTATTGGATGAATTTAAGATTTTATTTGATTGATAAACAATACGTCCGCTAACATCTAAAATCTGATATTGTAAACCTGAAATCTTCGAAACCCCATTTAAATACAATTGATTTTTTGTTGGATTAGGAAACAATCTCATATCATTAAAATACGCATCTTCAACAGATAATACCGTGTAAATTAAGGCTCCGCTAATTGTTTCACTTTGTAACACATCATCTGCAGTATGCGCTATAATTTTAAACCAAACGGAATCACCACTTGTTAAATTGGGTACATCTCCACTATAAATCATGTCGGAAGTATTGGCAATTAACGTATTAAAAACCTCTCCATCTGTGCTATATAAAACATCGTAAAGCGTAGTTCTTGCATCGTCAGGGTTTTCTAAATTCCATGAAATTGGAGTTTCTGAAGTGTATAAATTATTACTTATTTCATTAATTGTAATTTCAGGATTATCGTAGCTATGAATCAATTCTGCAAAACCAATTCCGGTAACAGCTTTACCATTTACTGTTCCTGTAATTGTAGTTGCATCTTCAAAAAAACGAATAGGAACGGTAATTTCCGCATTCTTGTGGCGTGTTGCAATTATTAAATCAACCTGATTTTGTTCTGAGGTTAATCGCCATTTGTTTGCGTAACACTTCTCTTCATCTTCTGTCCAATGATAAGATAATCTTTCTAGTTTAAAATCACTTGTGGTATATTGTGTCGTTTCATCTACATAAGCCGAAAACACGCGATATTTTAAATTGTCTGGAATTTCATAATCTTCGGTAAACACATGATAGGCATTAATATCCATGCCGTTTGATAGCTGAATACTAAACCATTCGTATCGTTCGCCCAAATACGGGTTAAAATCTCCATATTGCCTATCGACCCACGATGTTCCTGTAACAGATTCCGTAATACCATTTAAGGAAATATTTCCAGAAACAGTATTATGTGTTTGCGAATAGTAATAGGTATAATTTTCACTGGCTTGTTCTAAATATCCATTATCGCCTAAAATTAAAGGTGCTTTTGAACTCGTATATTCGATATCAAGCGCTCCGTATGGCGATGTTGCCGAAATAGTATACTCAAAAGGGATTAATTGATTTTCTGAATTCCGTTTTGTCGCCCACTGATCTTGACCTCCTGTAAACACATTTGCGACAATATTTAGTTCTGTTTCGGAAATAGACTCATAATTAACGGGTTTGGTATCGGTATAAAACATTCCTGTACTTTCGTCCATGATATTTATAATTCGAAATCCGTCGAATCCAGCATAGGAATACGTGCTTCTAAAATAAATGAGTAAATAAGTATAAGTAGTTCCTGTGGTCTTGCCAACTAATTCGCCATTAGTATACCACCACTCTGTAGGTTCGGAAGCATGAGCACCTTCGTCTGTAGCAAATGAAATTAAGCTACCTTCTGGCGTATAGGGATATGTTTTCCAATTTTGTGCTTGAGTTGAAAAAAAGACAAAACTGACTAGTAATAAAGTAATTAGGTTGGTTTTCATAGCGGTTGATTTACTATGAAAATTAGAAGTTTATATAAAGTTTCTAAAAAATAATCTATAAACACCACTAATTCAACGCTAAAGCGCTAAAAATCAAGCAAATTCTATTCTAACCAGTCTTTAAACGATTTTACACGTTCTCTAGCAACAATTACCTGATTGTCTTTATACGAGTTTAGTTTAATTTCTAATCGTGAATTGGTATAGTTTACCATATCATTAATGGCATTAATATTTACAATGAATTTTCTGTTTATTCTGTAAAATGCATTGGGCTCTAATTCCTGTTCTAATTGGTCTAAAGTAGAGTTTAAAAGATAATTTCTACCAGAAGTTGTATGTAGGTACGTCCCTTTGTTTTCACTATAAAAGCACTCGACATCATCACTATTTATAAGTTTTAAATGCTGACCAACTTGTACAGAGAATCGTTTTTTATAGGTGCGGTCTAACGGGTTTACTAGCAGATTTTTAATTTCGTTAAAATCTAAAACTACTTGTTCTTGTTTTGGGATTCGAGTTTTAAATTTTTCGACAGCCAACTCCAAATCATCTTCATCT contains:
- a CDS encoding LytR/AlgR family response regulator transcription factor — encoded protein: MKVIIIEDEKPSARRLQRMLAQLNLEADVMLHSVEESITWFQNNEHPELIFLDIQLSDGLSFEIFESVNIESAIIFTTAYDEYALKAFKLNSIDYLLKPIDEDDLELAVEKFKTRIPKQEQVVLDFNEIKNLLVNPLDRTYKKRFSVQVGQHLKLINSDDVECFYSENKGTYLHTTSGRNYLLNSTLDQLEQELEPNAFYRINRKFIVNINAINDMVNYTNSRLEIKLNSYKDNQVIVARERVKSFKDWLE
- a CDS encoding lipocalin-like domain-containing protein — its product is MKTNLITLLLVSFVFFSTQAQNWKTYPYTPEGSLISFATDEGAHASEPTEWWYTNGELVGKTTGTTYTYLLIYFRSTYSYAGFDGFRIINIMDESTGMFYTDTKPVNYESISETELNIVANVFTGGQDQWATKRNSENQLIPFEYTISATSPYGALDIEYTSSKAPLILGDNGYLEQASENYTYYYSQTHNTVSGNISLNGITESVTGTSWVDRQYGDFNPYLGERYEWFSIQLSNGMDINAYHVFTEDYEIPDNLKYRVFSAYVDETTQYTTSDFKLERLSYHWTEDEEKCYANKWRLTSEQNQVDLIIATRHKNAEITVPIRFFEDATTITGTVNGKAVTGIGFAELIHSYDNPEITINEISNNLYTSETPISWNLENPDDARTTLYDVLYSTDGEVFNTLIANTSDMIYSGDVPNLTSGDSVWFKIIAHTADDVLQSETISGALIYTVLSVEDAYFNDMRLFPNPTKNQLYLNGVSKISGLQYQILDVSGRIVYQSNKILNSSNTIEINTQQLYSGLYFLKCQAAEAEKSFKFIKE